The nucleotide sequence AACGACGGTGAGGCGTCGCTGGCTGAGACGTGCGCGTCTGGAAACTACGAGTTCGTCATCCTGGCTTTCCTCCCAAAGTTCGGTAAGGGCCAGACGCCACAGCTGGACCTTGGCAGCCATTGCGACGCCTCGTCGGGCGGCTGCAAAAGCCAGAGCACGGACATCCACTCTTGCCAGCGCGGCGGTGTCAAGGTCCTACTCTCCATCGGTGGTGGAGATGGCAGCTACGGCCTCTCATCACCTGGTGATGCACGACAAGTTGCCATGTACCTCTGGAACAACTATTTGGGCGGCACGTCATCATTCCGCCCTCTCGGCGAGGCGGTACTCGATGGCATTGACTTCGACATCGAGCTCGGTGGTGCCAAATTTTGGAATGATCTCGCCACAGACCTGAAGAAATTGGGAAAAAACGGAGGCAAGGCCGTGCTACTGAGCGCGGCACCGCAGTGCCCATTCCCGGACGAG is from Triticum aestivum cultivar Chinese Spring chromosome 3A, IWGSC CS RefSeq v2.1, whole genome shotgun sequence and encodes:
- the LOC123058808 gene encoding acidic endochitinase SE2-like; this encodes MASRALTLLQLTATLLVALLATCHAGSIAVYWGQNDGEASLAETCASGNYEFVILAFLPKFGKGQTPQLDLGSHCDASSGGCKSQSTDIHSCQRGGVKVLLSIGGGDGSYGLSSPGDARQVAMYLWNNYLGGTSSFRPLGEAVLDGIDFDIELGGAKFWNDLATDLKKLGKNGGKAVLLSAAPQCPFPDEWDSNAINTGLFDFVWVQFYNNPECQFSAGRGAFMDAWKRWESVPAGKIFLGLPASKDAAGTGFVPAVELTSRVLPLIKGSPKYGGVMLWSKFYDDRTGYSSAIKSHV